DNA from Amorphoplanes friuliensis DSM 7358:
CGTGCGGGGCTCGGCGCCGATGAAGACGAACAGGTAACCGCACTCGACGCTGGTCACGGTGTTGTTCTTGCTGTCGCAGATGGTGATCGCCTGCAGGTGACCGTTGCCCTGGGCGCCGACCACCTCGCACCGCGTCCGCACGCTGATGTTCTCGATCTTGTTCAGCTGCTGGATGAGGTAGTACGACATCGACGCCTCGAGCGAGTCGCCGCGCACCAGCAGGGTGACACTGCGGGCGTACCGGGAGAAGAAGAGCGCGGCCTGACCGGCGGAGTTGGCACCGCCGATGATGTAGACGTCGCTGCCCGCGCAGGACGGGCCCTCGGTCGCGGCCGAGCCGTAGTAGACACCGGCGCCGGTCAGCTCGGCGACACCGTCGGCCACCAGCGGCCTGTACGCGACACCCGTGGCCAGGACGATCGAGTGGGCCGACACCTCGCCGCCGTCGGCGAAGTGCAGCGTGCGGGCGGACCCGTCGGCCCGCAGGCCGACCACCTCGCGGGTGTTGAGCACCTCGGCCTCGAACTTGCCGGCCTGCCGCCGCGCCCGGTCGGTCAGCTGCGCGCCGGAGATGCCGTCCGGGAAACCCAGGTAATTTTCGATGCGGGAGCTCTGGCCCGCCTGCCCGCCGACGGCCTGCCGCTCCACGAGCAGCGTCTTGAGGCCCTCCGAGGCGCCGTAGACGGCAGCGCCGAGCCCGGCCGGGCCGCCACCGACGATGATCAGGTCGTAGAAGTCACGCTCGGGCGCCGTCGACAGCCCGGCCGCCTCGGCCACCTCCGACGTGGTGGGCTGCGCCATCGCCCGGCCGTCCGCGGTCACGACCAGCGGGATCGACTCCGGGCCCACCCCGGCCGCCTCCAGCAGACGGCGGCCCTCCGGGTCGTCGGCGGCGAGCCACTTGTACGGGACGAGGTTGCGCGCCAGGAAGTCCCGGATCTGGTACGACGGCTCGCTCCACCGGTGCCCGACCACCCGGATGTCCTCGGTCTCCTTGTCACCGGTCGCCTGCCACGCGTCGAGCAGCGCGTCGATGACCGGGTAGAGCTTCTCCTCCGGCGGGTCCCACGGCTTGAGCAGGTAGTGGTCGACGTCGACGACGTTGATCGCCTGGATGGCCGCGTCCGTGTCGGCGTACGCGGTCAGCAGCGCACGGCGGGCGTTCGGGAACAGGTCCATGGCCTGCTCCAGGAACTCGATGCCGTTCATCTGCGGCATCCGGTAGTCGGCCAGGATCACCGCGACCCGGCCGCCGCGCAGCTTGATCTCCCGTAGCGCCTCGAGCGCCTCCGAGGCCGAGGCCGCACGGATGATCCGGTAGTTCTCGCCGTACCGGCGGCGCAGGTCACGGGCGATGGCCCGGGAGACGGAGGGGTCGTCGTCGACGGTCAGGATGGCGGGATGACCCATGCTTGTGTCCTCAGGGATGCGTGAACGAGGGAGCGTCCGGAACCTCGAAGGCGACGTTGTCGGCGTAGCACCACCACCAGTCCTCCCCCGGCTCGTACGACTGCACGAGCGGGTGGTCGACGGTGTGGAAGTGGGCGGTCGCGTGCTTGCCGGGCGACGAGTCGCAGCAGCCGACGTGACCACAGGTCATGCAGACCCGCAGGTGCACCCAGCGGCCACCGGTGGCCAGGCACTCGACACAGCCGTCGCCGGACGGCTTGACGTCGTTGGCCTGGTCGAGGTGTGTACAGGCTGGTTGGGTCATGCTGGGGTCCCTCCCGGGGCGATCAGGTCGTTGAACTCGGGGTGCCGCTCCACGTAGCCGGCGACGAAGGGGCAGGAGACCACCACGGGTGTGGCCCGGCCCCGGGCGTCGGAGAGGGCGGCGGAGGCGAGCCGGCCGGCCAGGCCCTGGCCCTCGAAGGCCTGGTCGATCTCGGTGTGCGCCAGCTCCACCTGGCCGCCGTGGCGGCGGTAGTGCAGCACCCCGGCGAGCTCGCCGCCGAGGATGATCTCGTAACGCGACTGCTCGAAGCTGTCGACGACCGTGGCATCACCGGGGTCACCGCCGCCGACCTGCGCGCTGCCCTCGACCCTCAGCTTGCGGCGGGCCCGCTCGTAGAACGAGGTCCGGCCGAACCGGATGACCTGGGCCGCGGCCGGCACCGGGATGATCTTGAGCTTGTCGCCGGGCTGCGCGTAACCCTGGATGATGCCGTCGACCTCGACGGCGAGACGGCCGCTGGTCGCCGCCACCTCCAGCTCGAGCTGCTCGTCCGGGGAGAGCATCAGCGACCGGTTGAAGGACGAGTGCGCCGCCGCCGCGCTGACGAGCAGACCCTCGACGTTGGGCGAGACGATCGGCCCACCGGCCGAGAAGCTGTACGCCGTGGAGCCGGTCGGTGTGGCCACGATCACGGCGTCCGCGGCGTACCGGACGAAGTTGCTGCCCTCGACGGTGATGCCGACGTGGGCCAGACCGTCGCCGGGAACCCGGACCAGAGCGATGTCGTTGAAGGCCGACACCTCCTCGCCGCCGGGCAGCACGGTGCGCACCGCCGTCCGCGACTCGATGGTGAACTTGTGCTCGTCGATCGACGAGAGTGCCCCGGACAGGTCGGGCAGGTCGACCTCGGCGAGGAAGCCGAGACGCCCCACGTTGACCCCGAGAACCGGCGTCTTGCGCCCCTCGACGAGGCGCATCGTGCGGAGCATGGTGCCGTCGCCACCCAGGCTGACCAGCAGCCCGGCGCGGTCGACCATCTCCTCGGCGGAGACCGCGACGGCGTCGCAGTCGATCCGGTTGATCTCGTCGTGCAGCCCGAGCACGGTCACATCGCGCGAAGTCGCCCAGCGGACGATCGCATCGATGGCGGATCCGCAATCCCGTCTCGGGTGCAGGACCAGCCCGACCACCTTGATCATCCCCATGACGGATACCCCACGATCATCCAGCAACCCCCGGTCGCACGTGCCGGCGTTCAGCCTTGCACGTCCGACCGGGATCCGGCGAGGGGTGGGTCAGCTCGTGAGGGCGACCGCGACCGGCGTGAGCACGCTGGTCTCGTTGCGCTGGCCGTCCTCCTGGGCGCCCAGGACCGCTTCCTGGTACGTCGTGAGGGTCCGCAGCAGTCCCGGAGGCGCGTAACCACGACCGGGGTCACCCAGCAGAACCGTGGCTCCGCGGTTCATGGCGCGGCCGATGAAGGGCAGCATCAGGGCCGCGACGTCGGCGTTGTAGAGGCAGTCGCCCGCGAGGATCACCTCGAAGTCGCTGCCGTCACCACCGGTGAGGTCCTCGACGACGGTGGCGATCTGCTCGCCGTTGGCGTTCGCGTTCGCCTGGATGGCGGCGATGGCGTACGCGTCGGTGTCGGCGGCGGTCACCTCGGCGGCACCG
Protein-coding regions in this window:
- a CDS encoding NAD(+)/NADH kinase, producing the protein MGMIKVVGLVLHPRRDCGSAIDAIVRWATSRDVTVLGLHDEINRIDCDAVAVSAEEMVDRAGLLVSLGGDGTMLRTMRLVEGRKTPVLGVNVGRLGFLAEVDLPDLSGALSSIDEHKFTIESRTAVRTVLPGGEEVSAFNDIALVRVPGDGLAHVGITVEGSNFVRYAADAVIVATPTGSTAYSFSAGGPIVSPNVEGLLVSAAAAHSSFNRSLMLSPDEQLELEVAATSGRLAVEVDGIIQGYAQPGDKLKIIPVPAAAQVIRFGRTSFYERARRKLRVEGSAQVGGGDPGDATVVDSFEQSRYEIILGGELAGVLHYRRHGGQVELAHTEIDQAFEGQGLAGRLASAALSDARGRATPVVVSCPFVAGYVERHPEFNDLIAPGGTPA
- a CDS encoding FAD-dependent oxidoreductase, translated to MGHPAILTVDDDPSVSRAIARDLRRRYGENYRIIRAASASEALEALREIKLRGGRVAVILADYRMPQMNGIEFLEQAMDLFPNARRALLTAYADTDAAIQAINVVDVDHYLLKPWDPPEEKLYPVIDALLDAWQATGDKETEDIRVVGHRWSEPSYQIRDFLARNLVPYKWLAADDPEGRRLLEAAGVGPESIPLVVTADGRAMAQPTTSEVAEAAGLSTAPERDFYDLIIVGGGPAGLGAAVYGASEGLKTLLVERQAVGGQAGQSSRIENYLGFPDGISGAQLTDRARRQAGKFEAEVLNTREVVGLRADGSARTLHFADGGEVSAHSIVLATGVAYRPLVADGVAELTGAGVYYGSAATEGPSCAGSDVYIIGGANSAGQAALFFSRYARSVTLLVRGDSLEASMSYYLIQQLNKIENISVRTRCEVVGAQGNGHLQAITICDSKNNTVTSVECGYLFVFIGAEPRTDWLGDAVARDEKGFVYTGPDLLSNGTRPTGWDRDRDPFYLECSVPGIFAAGDVRANSVKRVASAVGEGAMAVTLVHRYLEAQ
- a CDS encoding class I SAM-dependent methyltransferase, with product MKTYSGAPYAVATHSALQRRLLRNASFPARAPQQDALHMTPVPMVPEVHLFLAEDSVLLWARLEAEAGTPLPAPYWATAWPGGQALARYVLDNPEIVAGRRVLDLASGSGLVAIAAAQAGAAEVTAADTDAYAIAAIQANANANGEQIATVVEDLTGGDGSDFEVILAGDCLYNADVAALMLPFIGRAMNRGATVLLGDPGRGYAPPGLLRTLTTYQEAVLGAQEDGQRNETSVLTPVAVALTS
- a CDS encoding UBP-type zinc finger domain-containing protein, which gives rise to MTQPACTHLDQANDVKPSGDGCVECLATGGRWVHLRVCMTCGHVGCCDSSPGKHATAHFHTVDHPLVQSYEPGEDWWWCYADNVAFEVPDAPSFTHP